A region from the Bradyrhizobium erythrophlei genome encodes:
- a CDS encoding DUF6163 family protein, whose protein sequence is MSETPSRDSSRDNAMSVAAISSERIESDDNVWTRRLVFFLRIMAVVSVIQGLYHWAQVTGFVGGEEDAFENQPMAWQTATVYFAVIELVAAVGLWLATPWGAVVWLTTVVSMAVIELMFPGIYGGSLLVVGFEVLMLGAYLALAWMAARERPP, encoded by the coding sequence ATGTCTGAAACCCCCTCGCGCGACAGCTCGCGGGACAACGCGATGTCCGTGGCCGCGATTTCGTCGGAGCGGATCGAATCCGACGACAATGTCTGGACCCGGCGGCTGGTGTTCTTCCTGCGCATCATGGCCGTCGTCTCCGTGATCCAGGGGCTCTACCACTGGGCGCAGGTGACGGGCTTTGTCGGCGGCGAGGAAGACGCCTTCGAGAACCAGCCGATGGCATGGCAGACCGCGACCGTCTATTTCGCGGTGATCGAACTCGTCGCCGCGGTCGGACTTTGGCTGGCGACGCCGTGGGGGGCGGTGGTGTGGCTGACCACCGTGGTATCGATGGCGGTGATCGAGCTGATGTTTCCGGGCATCTACGGCGGCAGCCTGCTGGTCGTGGGTTTCGAAGTCCTGATGCTCGGCGCCTACCTCGCGCTGGCCTGGATGGCCGCGCGCGAACGGCCGCCATAG
- the hemB gene encoding porphobilinogen synthase, with product MAIKFGRPIEMRDAPRQQTAPAAPALDLVVRPRRNRKAEWARRLVRENVLTTDDLIWPLFIVDGNDKRSGVASMPGVERLSVDQAVRDAERAAKLNIPCIALFPYTEPSLRDEHGSEATNPDNLVCKAVRAIKKEFPGIGVLCDVALDPFTSHGHDGLIDDGRILNDETVAVLVRQALVQAEAGCDIIAPSDMMDGRVGAIRRGLDASGFLDVQIMAYAAKYASAFYGPFRDAIGSAKTLTGDKRTYQMDSANSDEALREVELDIAEGADMVMVKPGMPYLDVVRRVKDTFAMPTFVYQVSGEYAMIAAAANNGWIDGERAMMESLVGFKRAGADGILTYFAPQAAEKLKAER from the coding sequence ATGGCGATCAAATTCGGGCGACCGATCGAAATGCGCGACGCGCCGCGGCAGCAGACCGCGCCGGCCGCTCCCGCCCTCGATCTCGTGGTTCGCCCGCGCCGCAACCGCAAGGCGGAATGGGCCCGCCGGCTGGTGCGGGAAAACGTCCTGACCACGGACGACCTGATCTGGCCGCTGTTCATCGTCGACGGAAACGACAAGCGCTCAGGCGTCGCCTCGATGCCCGGCGTCGAGCGGCTGTCGGTCGACCAGGCGGTGCGCGACGCCGAGCGCGCGGCGAAGCTGAACATCCCCTGCATCGCGCTGTTTCCCTATACCGAGCCGTCCTTGCGCGACGAGCACGGCTCGGAAGCCACCAATCCCGACAATCTCGTCTGCAAGGCGGTGCGCGCCATCAAGAAGGAATTTCCCGGCATCGGCGTGCTCTGCGACGTCGCGCTCGATCCCTTCACCAGCCACGGCCATGACGGCCTGATCGACGACGGCCGGATCCTCAACGACGAGACGGTGGCGGTCTTGGTGCGGCAGGCGCTGGTGCAGGCCGAAGCCGGCTGCGACATCATCGCGCCCTCGGACATGATGGACGGCCGCGTCGGCGCCATCCGCCGGGGGCTGGACGCCAGTGGCTTCCTCGACGTCCAGATCATGGCCTACGCCGCCAAATACGCCTCCGCTTTCTATGGCCCGTTCCGCGACGCCATCGGCTCGGCCAAGACGCTGACCGGCGACAAGCGCACCTATCAGATGGACAGCGCCAATTCGGACGAAGCCTTGCGCGAGGTCGAACTCGACATCGCCGAAGGCGCCGACATGGTGATGGTGAAGCCGGGCATGCCCTATCTCGACGTGGTGCGGCGGGTCAAGGACACGTTTGCGATGCCGACCTTCGTCTACCAGGTGTCCGGCGAATACGCGATGATCGCGGCAGCCGCCAACAATGGCTGGATCGATGGCGAGCGGGCGATGATGGAGAGCCTGGTGGGCTTCAAGCGCGCCGGCGCCGACGGCATCCTGACCTATTTCGCACCGCAAGCGGCAGAGAAGCTGAAGGCGGAGCGCTGA
- a CDS encoding riboflavin synthase, whose protein sequence is MFTGIVTDVGEIVSLTPTAQGQLHRLRIACRYDRATIADGASIACNGICLTVVASGVERDKTWFEVDAAAETLRMTTAKHWVKGTKLNLERALKIGDELGGHIVAGHADGVATIVTRDDLPDMARFELTTTRELARFIAPKGSVTLDGASLTVNTVEDVAFSVLIIPHTLSVTTIGAWRAGSEVNIEVDLMARYAARLAEMK, encoded by the coding sequence ATGTTCACAGGCATAGTCACCGATGTCGGCGAGATCGTCAGCCTGACGCCGACGGCGCAGGGGCAGCTGCATCGCTTGCGCATTGCCTGCCGCTACGACCGCGCCACCATCGCCGACGGCGCCTCGATCGCGTGCAACGGTATCTGTCTCACGGTCGTTGCCTCGGGCGTTGAGCGTGACAAGACCTGGTTCGAGGTCGATGCCGCCGCTGAAACGCTTCGCATGACCACGGCAAAACACTGGGTCAAGGGAACAAAACTCAATCTCGAGCGGGCGCTGAAGATCGGGGACGAACTCGGCGGCCACATCGTCGCCGGCCATGCCGACGGCGTCGCCACCATCGTCACACGCGACGACCTGCCGGACATGGCGCGGTTCGAGCTCACCACCACGCGCGAATTGGCGCGCTTCATCGCGCCCAAGGGTTCCGTGACGCTCGATGGTGCGTCGCTGACGGTAAATACCGTTGAAGACGTCGCTTTTTCGGTGCTGATCATTCCGCATACGCTCTCCGTCACGACGATCGGCGCCTGGCGGGCTGGCAGCGAGGTCAATATCGAGGTCGACCTGATGGCGCGCTACGCCGCGCGGCTTGCGGAAATGAAATGA
- the ldtR gene encoding transcriptional regulator LdtR, producing the protein MMKAVATAVETAERAPGAPVQPLYLEALTLVERLHRRLLDVIKDEFDRRGRADINSVQALLLYNIGDKELTAGELRTRGYYLGSNVSYNLKKLVELGFLDHQRSRVDRRSVRIRLTPQGQEIRKIVDALYQKHVKTVEQVGGISNEEFATLNKSLHRLERFWTDQILYRL; encoded by the coding sequence ATGATGAAAGCCGTTGCAACGGCGGTGGAGACCGCCGAACGCGCTCCCGGAGCTCCGGTGCAGCCGCTCTATCTGGAAGCATTGACTTTGGTGGAGCGGCTGCATCGCCGCCTGCTCGACGTGATCAAGGATGAATTCGATCGTCGCGGCCGCGCTGACATCAATTCGGTGCAGGCGCTCCTGCTCTATAACATCGGCGACAAGGAGCTGACCGCCGGCGAACTGCGCACGCGCGGTTACTACCTCGGCTCCAACGTCTCTTACAATCTGAAGAAGCTGGTCGAACTCGGCTTCCTCGATCACCAGCGCTCGCGCGTCGATCGCCGCTCGGTGCGCATCCGCTTGACCCCGCAGGGCCAGGAAATCCGCAAGATCGTCGACGCGCTCTACCAGAAGCACGTCAAGACGGTGGAGCAGGTTGGCGGCATCTCGAACGAGGAGTTCGCGACCCTGAACAAGTCGTTGCACCGGCTCGAGCGGTTCTGGACCGACCAGATCCTGTACCGGCTCTGA
- a CDS encoding RDD family protein: protein MSDGGTGYSGGANSGGTWRNGGPANFQPHAFDPYRQPELFRGVLTRRVFAFLIDLIIISIPVILGYLFIIAFGIVTLGLGFLLWGLAWPATLIWVVVYYGATLGGPYSATMGMRVMDLELRTWYGAPGYFVLGAMHAVLFWASVSFLSPLVLLAGLFNGRRRLLHDIVLGTVVINSSVRNPVVQSARSF from the coding sequence ATGTCTGACGGCGGCACGGGCTACTCTGGCGGCGCCAATTCCGGCGGCACCTGGCGCAACGGCGGTCCGGCGAATTTCCAGCCGCACGCCTTCGACCCTTATCGGCAGCCGGAATTGTTTCGCGGCGTGCTGACCCGGCGGGTATTTGCGTTCCTGATCGACCTGATCATCATCTCGATCCCGGTAATCCTGGGTTACCTCTTTATCATCGCATTCGGCATCGTCACGCTGGGTCTCGGCTTCCTGCTGTGGGGGCTGGCGTGGCCGGCGACCCTGATCTGGGTTGTGGTTTATTACGGCGCCACGCTGGGCGGGCCCTATTCTGCCACCATGGGCATGCGCGTGATGGATCTTGAATTGCGCACCTGGTACGGCGCGCCCGGCTATTTCGTCCTCGGCGCTATGCATGCGGTGCTGTTCTGGGCCTCAGTATCGTTCCTGTCGCCACTGGTGCTCCTGGCCGGCCTGTTCAACGGCCGCCGCCGCCTGCTGCACGATATCGTGCTGGGAACCGTGGTCATTAACAGTTCGGTCCGCAACCCAGTGGTACAGTCGGCGCGATCGTTCTGA
- a CDS encoding arginyltransferase has translation MTQHSRDTPQFYLTAPSPCPYLPGRHERKVFTHLVGDKAGDLNDLLTHGGFRRSQSIAYRPACDQCRACVSVRVVANEFRPSRNLRKVLAHNADIVGEQRSAVPTSEQYSVFRAYLDQRHRHGGMADMTVLDYAMMVEDSHVETRIIEYRRRGAGTSITGRGEELLAVALTDVLSDGLSMVYSFFEPSEVSRSLGSFMILDHIARARRQGLPYVYLGYWIEGSKKMDYKGRFLPQQRLAPSGWLRIDASGDISSEPQD, from the coding sequence GTGACCCAGCACTCGCGTGACACCCCGCAATTCTATCTGACGGCGCCCTCGCCCTGCCCGTATCTGCCCGGCCGGCACGAGCGCAAGGTGTTCACCCATCTGGTCGGCGACAAGGCAGGCGACCTCAACGACCTTTTGACCCATGGCGGCTTCCGGCGCAGCCAGTCGATCGCCTACCGCCCGGCCTGCGACCAGTGCCGGGCGTGCGTGTCCGTGCGTGTCGTCGCCAACGAGTTCCGGCCTTCGCGCAATCTGCGCAAGGTCCTGGCCCACAACGCCGACATCGTCGGCGAGCAGCGCAGCGCGGTGCCGACCTCCGAGCAATATTCGGTATTCCGCGCCTATCTCGATCAGCGCCATCGCCATGGCGGCATGGCCGACATGACCGTGCTCGATTACGCCATGATGGTGGAGGACAGCCACGTCGAAACCCGCATCATCGAATACCGCCGCCGCGGCGCCGGCACCAGCATCACCGGCCGCGGCGAGGAACTCCTGGCGGTGGCGTTGACCGACGTGCTCAGCGACGGGCTGTCGATGGTGTATTCGTTCTTCGAACCGTCGGAAGTCAGCCGCTCGCTCGGCAGTTTCATGATCCTCGACCACATCGCGCGCGCCCGGCGGCAGGGACTGCCTTACGTCTACCTCGGCTACTGGATCGAAGGCTCCAAGAAGATGGACTACAAAGGCCGCTTCCTGCCGCAGCAGCGCCTCGCCCCCTCCGGCTGGCTGCGCATCGACGCCTCCGGCGACATCTCGAGCGAGCCGCAGGATTAG
- a CDS encoding glutathione S-transferase family protein, with protein sequence MLTLHHLNDSRSQRILWLLEELAVPYKMTRYQRDAQTRLAPPELKAIHPLGKSPIITDGEIRIAESGAIVDYVIRRYGKGAMMPALGSTEYEIYNEWLHYSEGSAMLPLMLNLYVGRLKEAGSPLHPRIDSEIANHLGYVDGALQGREFFVGNALTGADIQMSFVGDMAKVFDKLGPYPNLSAWLSRMHTRPAFQRSIEHGGAYRFAK encoded by the coding sequence ATGCTCACGCTGCATCATCTCAACGACTCGCGCTCGCAACGAATCCTCTGGCTGCTCGAAGAGCTCGCGGTGCCCTACAAGATGACGCGCTATCAGCGCGACGCGCAAACGCGGCTGGCGCCGCCGGAGCTGAAGGCCATTCATCCGCTCGGCAAGTCGCCCATTATCACCGACGGCGAGATCAGGATCGCAGAATCAGGCGCGATCGTCGATTACGTCATCCGCCGCTATGGAAAGGGCGCGATGATGCCGGCGCTCGGAAGCACCGAGTACGAGATCTATAACGAGTGGCTGCATTACTCGGAAGGCTCAGCGATGCTGCCGCTGATGCTCAACCTCTATGTCGGCCGGCTGAAGGAAGCCGGCTCCCCACTGCATCCGCGCATCGACAGCGAGATCGCCAATCATCTGGGCTATGTCGACGGCGCGCTGCAGGGCAGGGAGTTCTTCGTCGGCAACGCGCTGACCGGCGCCGACATCCAGATGAGTTTTGTTGGCGACATGGCAAAGGTGTTCGACAAGCTCGGGCCGTATCCGAACCTGAGCGCGTGGCTGTCGCGCATGCACACGCGGCCGGCGTTCCAGCGCAGTATCGAGCATGGCGGGGCGTACCGGTTTGCGAAGTAG
- a CDS encoding peroxiredoxin, which yields MALQIGAVAPDFEAETTEGKIKFHDWIGNGWALLFSHPKDFTPVCTTELGALAKLKPQFDKRGVKLMGLSVDPVTNHAKWSEDIKETQGAAPNYPMIGDTDYNVSKLYDMLPAATSGDATKRTAADNQTVRNVFIIGPDKKIKLILIYPMTTGRNFQEILRVIDSMQMTAKHRVATPADWKPGEDVIIAGSVSDDEAKTIYPEGWKAPKPYLRIVPQPK from the coding sequence ATGGCTCTTCAGATAGGCGCAGTGGCCCCCGATTTCGAGGCCGAAACCACCGAAGGCAAAATCAAGTTCCATGATTGGATCGGCAACGGCTGGGCGCTTTTGTTCTCGCACCCGAAGGATTTCACGCCGGTCTGCACCACCGAACTCGGCGCCCTGGCGAAGTTGAAGCCGCAATTCGACAAGCGCGGCGTCAAGCTGATGGGGCTTTCCGTCGATCCCGTCACCAACCATGCGAAATGGTCGGAGGACATCAAGGAGACGCAAGGCGCCGCGCCGAATTATCCGATGATCGGCGACACCGATTACAACGTGTCGAAGCTATACGACATGCTGCCGGCCGCGACTTCCGGCGATGCCACCAAGCGCACCGCCGCCGACAACCAGACCGTCCGCAACGTCTTCATCATCGGGCCGGACAAGAAAATCAAACTGATCCTCATCTATCCGATGACCACGGGCCGCAACTTCCAGGAAATACTGCGCGTCATCGATTCCATGCAGATGACCGCCAAGCATCGCGTGGCGACGCCGGCCGACTGGAAGCCGGGCGAGGACGTCATCATCGCCGGCTCGGTCAGCGATGACGAGGCCAAGACCATCTATCCGGAGGGCTGGAAGGCGCCGAAGCCCTATCTGCGGATCGTGCCGCAGCCGAAGTAA
- the nrdR gene encoding transcriptional regulator NrdR, which produces MRCPSCNSLDTQVKDSRPTEDSAVIRRRRVCVACNFRFTTFERVQLRELTVIKRNGRRVPFDRDKLVRSVQISLRKRPVDPERVEKMVSAIVRELESGGEAEISSEAIGEIVMEHLRQLDDVAYVRFASVYRNFREARDFEAVLGELSGDDAARIALLRK; this is translated from the coding sequence ATGCGTTGCCCCAGTTGCAACAGTCTCGATACCCAGGTGAAGGACTCGCGTCCGACCGAGGATTCCGCCGTGATCCGGCGGCGGCGGGTGTGCGTGGCCTGCAATTTTCGCTTCACCACCTTCGAGCGGGTGCAGTTGCGCGAACTCACGGTGATCAAGCGCAATGGCCGACGGGTGCCGTTCGATCGCGACAAGCTGGTGCGCTCGGTGCAGATCTCCTTGCGCAAGCGCCCGGTCGATCCGGAGCGGGTCGAGAAGATGGTCTCGGCGATCGTGCGCGAACTCGAAAGCGGCGGCGAGGCCGAGATTTCGTCGGAGGCGATCGGCGAGATCGTGATGGAGCATCTGCGCCAGCTCGACGACGTCGCCTATGTCCGTTTCGCCTCGGTCTACCGCAATTTCCGCGAAGCCAGGGACTTTGAAGCCGTGCTCGGCGAACTCTCCGGCGACGACGCCGCGCGGATTGCCCTGTTACGCAAATGA
- the ribD gene encoding bifunctional diaminohydroxyphosphoribosylaminopyrimidine deaminase/5-amino-6-(5-phosphoribosylamino)uracil reductase RibD, translated as MIFRILEDQYAQKSKDAKAADQRFMALALALGRRGQGRTWPNPAVGAVVVQDGVVVGRGWTQAGGRPHAEPEALRRAGEAARGATLYVTLEPCSHFGKSPPCADAVIAAGIARVVSAIEDPNPEVAGQGHARLRAAGITVDIGLGALEAAHDHAGHFRRVRDKRPHVILKLAVSSDDKIAAAGRRPVAITGEAARARVHLLRAQCDAVLVGIGTVIADDPLLTCRLPGMEPRSPVRVVLDPRLRISGTSRLVHTARETPLWVMASELAEAPAAMKLGAAGAQVIRFAPSKTSSGLDLPAVLHALAEKGITRLLVEGGARVASSFVAAGLVDEVRLLRGPDPIGTDGIAALDALSLSAITQSPALKVRASERLENDTLTIYERP; from the coding sequence ATGATCTTCCGCATCCTGGAAGACCAGTACGCGCAGAAATCGAAGGACGCCAAGGCCGCCGACCAGCGCTTCATGGCGCTGGCACTGGCGCTCGGCCGGCGCGGGCAGGGACGCACCTGGCCCAATCCCGCCGTCGGCGCGGTCGTGGTCCAAGACGGCGTCGTCGTCGGCCGCGGCTGGACGCAAGCAGGCGGCCGTCCGCATGCCGAGCCGGAGGCGCTCAGGCGCGCCGGCGAAGCGGCGCGAGGCGCCACCCTCTATGTGACGCTGGAGCCGTGCTCGCATTTCGGCAAATCGCCGCCTTGCGCCGACGCGGTCATCGCCGCAGGTATTGCGCGCGTCGTGTCGGCGATCGAGGATCCCAATCCGGAAGTGGCTGGCCAAGGCCATGCAAGGCTGCGCGCCGCCGGGATTACTGTCGATATCGGGCTCGGGGCTTTGGAAGCGGCGCACGATCATGCCGGGCACTTCCGGCGCGTCCGCGACAAGCGTCCGCATGTGATCCTGAAACTCGCGGTATCCTCCGACGACAAGATCGCGGCGGCCGGCCGCAGGCCGGTGGCAATAACGGGCGAAGCCGCGAGAGCGCGGGTGCATCTGCTGCGCGCGCAATGCGACGCCGTCCTGGTCGGGATCGGGACGGTCATAGCGGACGATCCGCTCCTGACCTGCCGGCTGCCCGGCATGGAGCCGCGCTCACCGGTGCGGGTGGTGCTGGACCCGCGCCTGCGGATATCAGGCACCAGCCGGCTGGTTCACACGGCGCGCGAGACGCCGCTCTGGGTGATGGCGTCCGAGCTCGCGGAGGCGCCGGCCGCCATGAAGCTCGGGGCGGCAGGGGCGCAGGTGATCCGGTTTGCGCCGTCAAAAACCTCATCCGGGCTTGATTTGCCGGCCGTGCTGCATGCGCTTGCCGAAAAGGGCATCACGCGGCTTCTGGTGGAAGGTGGCGCGCGGGTGGCGTCATCCTTTGTCGCCGCCGGCCTCGTCGATGAAGTCCGGCTGCTGCGCGGACCCGATCCGATCGGCACCGACGGCATCGCCGCGCTGGATGCATTGTCGCTGTCCGCCATCACGCAGTCGCCCGCGCTGAAGGTCCGTGCTAGCGAGCGCCTGGAAAACGATACTCTTACGATTTACGAGAGACCATGA
- the glyA gene encoding serine hydroxymethyltransferase: MSSSSSAKTASAPDSFFTATLEQADPEIAAAIRGELGRQRHEIELIASENIVSRAVLEAQGSVMTNKYAEGYPGNRYYGGCEWVDVAETLAIERAKKLFGAGFANVQPNSGSQMNQAVFLALLQPGDTFMGLDLAAGGHLTHGSPVNMSGKWFKAAHYTVRREDQIIDMDAVANQAEQVRPKLIIAGGSAYSRSWDFKRFREIADSVGAYLMVDMAHFAGLVAGGVHASPVPHAHVTTTTTHKSLRGPRGGLILCNDEALAKKLNSAIFPGLQGGPLMHVIAAKAVAFGEALRPDFKIYAKNVVENAKALAEALRGHGFDIVSGGTDNHLMLVDLRPKGLKGNVSEKALVRAAITCNKNGIPFDPEKPFVTSGLRLGTPAATTRGFGVGEFKQVAGMIAEVLNAIAQSQDGKAPLVETAVKDKVKALTDRFPIYQ, from the coding sequence ATGAGCTCTTCCAGCAGCGCCAAAACCGCCTCCGCGCCCGACTCGTTCTTTACCGCGACCCTCGAGCAGGCCGATCCCGAGATCGCGGCCGCGATCCGCGGCGAACTCGGCCGCCAGCGCCACGAGATCGAACTGATCGCATCGGAAAACATCGTCAGCCGCGCGGTGCTGGAAGCGCAGGGCTCGGTGATGACCAACAAATATGCCGAAGGCTATCCCGGCAATCGCTATTACGGCGGCTGCGAATGGGTCGACGTCGCCGAGACGCTGGCGATCGAGCGCGCCAAGAAACTGTTCGGCGCAGGCTTTGCCAACGTGCAGCCGAACTCCGGCAGCCAGATGAACCAGGCGGTTTTCCTGGCGCTGCTGCAGCCCGGCGATACCTTCATGGGGCTCGATCTCGCCGCCGGCGGCCATCTCACCCACGGCTCGCCGGTCAACATGTCCGGCAAATGGTTCAAGGCCGCCCATTACACGGTGCGGCGCGAGGACCAGATCATCGACATGGATGCGGTCGCCAATCAGGCCGAGCAGGTGCGGCCGAAACTGATCATCGCCGGCGGCTCGGCCTATTCGCGCTCCTGGGATTTCAAACGGTTTCGCGAGATCGCCGACAGCGTCGGCGCCTATCTGATGGTCGACATGGCGCATTTCGCCGGCCTCGTTGCCGGCGGCGTGCACGCCTCGCCGGTGCCGCATGCGCACGTCACCACCACCACCACCCACAAATCGCTGCGCGGCCCGCGCGGCGGCCTGATCCTCTGCAACGACGAGGCACTGGCCAAGAAGCTGAACTCGGCGATCTTCCCGGGCTTGCAGGGCGGCCCGCTGATGCATGTAATCGCCGCGAAAGCCGTGGCGTTCGGCGAGGCGCTGCGTCCGGACTTCAAGATTTATGCGAAGAACGTGGTCGAGAACGCCAAGGCGCTGGCGGAAGCGTTGCGCGGCCACGGTTTTGATATCGTCTCCGGCGGCACCGACAACCATCTGATGCTGGTCGATCTCCGGCCGAAGGGGTTGAAGGGCAACGTCTCGGAAAAGGCACTGGTGCGCGCGGCGATCACCTGCAACAAGAACGGCATCCCGTTCGACCCGGAAAAACCATTCGTCACCTCCGGCCTTCGGCTGGGCACGCCGGCGGCGACCACGCGCGGTTTCGGCGTCGGCGAATTCAAGCAGGTCGCAGGCATGATCGCCGAGGTGCTGAATGCGATCGCGCAGTCGCAGGACGGCAAGGCGCCGCTGGTGGAAACCGCCGTCAAGGACAAGGTGAAAGCGCTGACCGACCGCTTCCCGATTTATCAGTAA
- a CDS encoding histone, with the protein MDDDTPVVEPMTETTTMAEVPPPAAKPAVKKKKKAAKKAAKAPPKKAKKAKKAAKKSAAKKSAKKAVKKTGKKSSKKAAKKKKKAKKSKR; encoded by the coding sequence ATGGACGACGATACACCCGTAGTAGAGCCGATGACCGAGACGACCACCATGGCCGAAGTGCCGCCGCCGGCCGCAAAGCCCGCGGTCAAGAAGAAAAAGAAAGCCGCCAAGAAGGCCGCGAAGGCTCCGCCGAAGAAGGCAAAAAAAGCCAAGAAAGCCGCCAAGAAATCCGCGGCGAAAAAATCCGCCAAAAAGGCCGTGAAGAAGACCGGCAAGAAATCATCCAAGAAGGCCGCGAAAAAGAAAAAGAAGGCCAAGAAGTCGAAGCGCTGA